The following is a genomic window from Chloroflexota bacterium.
TCATTCTACTCCCTCTCTCTTGTATTCTCTCCCGCACCCGGCTCGGAAGCCTGGGGAGAGAAGGGGGAGGGGACTATTGATTCGCTTAGCTCCAGCTCAACTCACCCCTCGCCCTTGACGGGAGAGGAACTCGACTCCGGTCTGCCGGAGCCGAGAGGAGAGGGTGAGCTATGACTCCTACGAGCCGCGGAGCTCCCGGCACATCTCGATGAACGAGGGAAGGACCTCGTTCCAATCGCCGACGACGCCGTAGCGGGACTCCTTGAAGATATTGCTGTCCTTGTCCTTGTTGATGGCGATGATGGTCTTGGCGCCGGAGCAGCCGGCCATGTGCTGGCTGGCGCCCGAGATGGCGACGGCGATGTAGAGGTCCGGGGTGACGGTCTTGCCCGTGAGTCCCACCTGGAAGGTGGCGGGCAGCCAGCCGGCATCGCAGACGGCGCGGCTTGCGCCCACTGCGCCGCCCAGGATCTTGGCAAGCTCTTCCAGCTTCTTGAAGGGCTCGGGGCCGCCGAGGCCCCGGCCTCCGGAGACGACGACCGCCGCATCCTCCAGGCGGATGCCGGTGGACTCCTGCTTCTTGACCTCCGTGACCTTCACCTTGACCTTGGCCTGGTCCAGGTGGACGTCCAGCTTGTGGACGGCGCCCTGGTGGCCATCGTTGCGCGGGGCGGCCTCGAAGGCCTTGGCGCGGATGGCGGCGAAATGCATGGCTGCGCCGGAGGCGAAGATGGAGCGGGCGTTGCCGCCATAGACGGGCTTGGCGGAGGTGAGCTTGCCGTCGGCGAAACCGAGCTCCACGCAATCGGGGGTGACGGAGCCGTGGTGTTTGAGGCCCAGCTTGGGCAGGAGGTCGCGGCCGGAATCGGTCTGGCCCATGAGGACGACCTTGGGATGGACGGTGGCGATGGCCTTTTCGGCCACCTGGACATAGGCGTCCGGCTGGTACTTGGCCAGGTCGGCATTCTCGAAGGTGTAGACGTCGCTTGCGCCGTGGGCGATGAGCTCCTTGGCGATGGCGTCCGTCCCCGTGCCGATGGCGAGGGCGCTGACCTTGCCGCCGACGCCGCCGTGGGCGAGCTTGGCGCCGATGGCCAGGGCCTCTTTCGTGACGCCTGCCAGTTTGCCGTCCTTCGTCTCCGCGATAACCAGTACGCCTTGGTTCGACATGTCTTTCTCCTCTTATAGGGCGGGGCTCAGCCCTGGCTTTGCCATCCCTGACGGGCCGCCCCTACGGATTTGCTAAATCTTCTCCGGAGCCCCCTCTCTTCTATTCTCTCCCGCGTCGGACTCCGGTATGCCGGAATCCTGGGGAGAGAGGAGGAGGGGGCGCTGTTCGGTTCCTTTTTCTTTAGTGCCGCTTCCTGTCGCCTCGCCCTTGATGGGAGAGGAACTCGAGCGCAGCCCGAGAAGAGAGGGTGAACTAGATCAGTTTCGCCTCGCGCAGTTTCAGGGCCAGCTTCTTGCCGGCATCGGCGGCGTTCTCGCCCTCGATGAATTCGCAGACCTTCTCGGTCACGGGGATGAAGGTCTTGGCCGTATCGGTGACGCGGCCCTTGGCGCCCAGCTTGGCGGCATCGGCGCCGATATCGGCGGCCGTCCAGACCTTGGGCTGCTTGCGGCCGGCCTGCATGATGCCGCGAAGCGTGGGGTAGCGCGGCTCGCCGAGCTCGTTGCTGACGGTGATGAGGGCGGGCGTTGTGGTCTCCACCACTTCGCTGCCATCGGTGCGGACGCGCTCCACGATCACCTTCTTCTCGGCGACGTCCACGCTCTTGCCGAGGGTGACGCAGGGCAGGCCGAGCATCTCGGCGACGGCCGGGCCGACGAGGCCGCGGTCGGTATCGGAGGCCTGGCGGCCGCAGATGATCAGGTCGAACTCGCCGACCTTCTTGACGGCCTGGGAGAGGGCGTGGGCGATGGAGTAGGCGTCCCCCTCTTCGAAGGCGTCGTCCTGGAGGAGGATGAGCTCGTCGGCGCCCATGGAGAGGGGCTTCTTGATGACATCGAGGACGAGGTTCTTGCCGAGGGAGATGACGGTGACGGTGCCGCCGTGGCGCTCCTTGAGGCGGAGGGCCGCTTCGACGGCGTTCTCATCGAAGCCGTTGACGACGGGGGCGACGTTGGGAACGGGGACCGGCTTGTTGGTGGCCGGGTCTATCTTGAAGTTGGCCCGAGGCGTCTCGGGGTCCATGACCTGCTTGGCAAACACGATGATCTTCATACGCGGGCGTCATCCTTTCTCAGAGTCGCCGGGCACGAAAAAACTGGGCGCGCAGCTAGGCCCAGTAGTCCGAGGGGCAGGGAATACTCTACAACCGTGCCCCTGGGGTGTCAAGGTAAATGCAAGGGTAAACGGAGCAGGGAATATAGGAAGACAGGGACGCAGGAGCGTAGTGTATTACGCCGCAACCGCTTCCGTAGACCCCCCTGTGCGCCTGTGCTATATTCCGGCCACACCCCAGGGCCGCAGAGGTGCATCGTGGCTGTATCCGGCTTCACCGTGATCGATGCGGACGGGCATGTCTTCGAGACGAACCGCCTCTACGACCTCTTCACCGAGCGCTATATGGCGCCGCAGTATGCCGCCGCCTTCAAGGCGCTGCTGGCGAAGGCGCGCGCGGCCTGGAGGCGCGGCGGCGAGGTGCCCACAGTCAATATCTGGGCGGTGGAGGGCCGGGAGCGCGTGCTGGGCTGGAGCCGCCCCATGGGGCCGGGCACGGCCACGGCGATTGACTTCCGCGGCGGCGGCCTGAAGCCGGGGACGGAGGCGGCCAAGGCGCCGCTGGACCCCATCGGACGGCTGCGGGATATGGACAGGGAAGGGATAGACATCTCGGTGATCTACCCAAGCTCCCTGGCCTCCTTCTGCGCCCTGGGCGATACCGGGCTGGAGGCCTCCATCTATGAGGCCTACAACCGGTGGCTGGCCGACTATTGCAACGCCGATTCGCGGCGGCTGAAGTATGTGGCCGTCGTCTCGCTAAGGGACATCGGCAAGGCGGTGGCGGAGATCGAGCGGACGGCGAAGGACAACGTGGTGGTGGGCGTCTACTGCCAGACGCACATGGGCGAGAGGCAGCTCGACCAGCCGCACTTCTACCCGATATGGGAGGCGGCGCTGAAGCACAATCTGCCCATCGCCGTCCACCATGCCAGCGCGGGCCTGCCGCCCTTTGGCGTGGGCGTCTTTGAGATGAACGAGAACTGGTTTTTGCAGCACGCCTCCAGCAATCCATTCGAGCAGATGCGAGCGATCTGCACGATGATCGGCGGGGGCATCTTTGAGAAGTTCCCGAAGCTGCAGGTGGCCTATCTCGAAGCGGGGTGCGGCTGGCTCCCTTACTGGCTGGACCGCCTGGACGAGCACTTCGCGCTGATGCCGAACTCGGTGCCGCTCTTGAAACATAAGCCCGGGGTGGTCTTCACGAAGGGCGGCTGTTACATCTCCTTCGAGCCAGGGGAGCGCATGCTGCCGTACACCATCAAGCACGTCGGCGACGACCGCATCGTCTTCGCCTCGGACTACCCGCACTTCGATGGGAAGTTCCCCGACTCGGTGCGGGCGGTGACGGAGCGGAAGGATATTCCGGAGAGCAGCAAGCGGAAGCTGTTGGGGGAGAATGCGCGGCGGCTGTATCCGAGGCTGGGATAATCATGGGACGATTTGGCTTTGATGTCATAGACGCCGACGGGCATATCTTCGAGTCGAGGGAGTTCTTCGAGCGGCTCCGCGATGACTACCTGGAGTCGCGGTACAAGAACGACTTTGCGGAGATGATGCGCCTGAGCATAGATCCGGCGACGGGGAAGATGGTCACGTCGCGGCTCTGGACGCACCGCTCCAAGGAGAAGGCGCTGGACCGGGTGCAGGCGCTGGGCGGCGGCCCCGCGGGGCCCGAGCGCCCGGAGCGCGGCGAGGGCCGCAAGCCGGGGACGCGCGCCGTCTTCGATACGCTGGACGCGAAGGGGCGCATGCTGGATATGGACGATGAGGGGATAGACGCATCCGTGACGTTCCCCAGCTCGATGATCGGCTTTTGCGCGCTCGATTCCACGGAGCTGGAGTCGGCGCTCTACCGGGCGTACAACCGCCTGATGGGCGACTACTGCGGCGCGAACCCCAAGCGCCTCAAGTATGTGGCGATGTTCTCCCAGCGGGACGTTGAGGACGGGGTCGCGGAGATCAAGCGCGTCACCGGGGACAGGACGGCGGTGGGCCTCTATACGCAGACGCACATGGAGGGCAAGCAGCTGGACACGCCGGCCTGGTATCCCTACTGGCAGGCGGCGCAGGAGGCTGGGCTGGCCGTGACCGTCCACCACGGGAGCGCGGGATTGCCTCCCTGGGGGCTGGGCGTCCACGAGATGGGCGGCAACTGGTTCCAGCAGCACGCCTCCGTCTTCCTCTACGAGCAGATGCGCGCCGCGGCGACGGTGATCGGCGGCGGTATCGCCGATATGTATCCAAGGCTGCCCTTCGTCTTTTTAGAATCGGGCTGCGGTTGGCTGCCCTTCTGGCTGGAGCGGCTCGACGAGCACTTCGAGGAGATGCCGCACTTCGTGCCGATGCTGAAGCGGAGGCCGAGCGAGGTCTTCACCACCGGCAAGTGCTTCATCTCCTTCGAGCCGGACGAGGCGATGCTGACGGACGTTGTTGAGGTGATGGGCGACCGGCATTTGGTCTATGCTTCCGACTATCCGCACTTTGACTGTCGCTTCCCGAACTCGGTGAAGGAAGTGGTGGAGAATAAGGGGATGAAGAAAGAGGCGAAGGCGCGGATATTGGCGGCGAATGCGAAGGATCTGTACCCGAGGCTGGGATAGGAGCAAGGAGCAGGGAAGAGGGGGAGGATATCCACTGAGGGCACGGAAAGAGCAAAAGAAAGATTCATGCGACCTAACCCCTTCCCTGCGAGGGAAGGGGAACTTTCCCCCAATCGGTAGGGGGAAAGCAGGAGATTAGAGGAGGAGAGCGATGCTGGATTATAAGATTATCTCGGCGGACGACCATATGGATATGATTGCGCTGCCGCCCATGCTCTGGTCGGAGCGGTTGCCGGCGCACCTGCGCGAGAAGGGGCCGAAGGTGGTGGCCCAGGCGAACGGGAACTTCTGGATGTACGAGGGAGAGGTGATCGGCTCCAGCGGCTTCCCGAAGGACCGCTCGTACCCCAGCGCCATCGTGCGCGCCGGGATCCCCGACGACGGCTTTCGCCCCTCGAACGCCAAGCTGCGCCTGCAGGATATGGACCGCGACGGCGTCTACGCCCACGTCATCTACGGCCCGCCGACCGGCCTGAAGATCAAGAATGCGGAGATGAAGGCGGCCTGCCTGGAGGTCTACAACACCTGGGCGGCGGAGTTTAACGGCATCGAGCCGGACCGCCTCTGCCTCCTGGCCTATCTGCCGATGCACTCGCCGACGGCGTCCGCCGCCGAGCTGAGGCGCGTGGCCAAGCTGGGCCACCGGGGCGCCATCTCCAGCTTCTTCGAGACAGTAGACCCGCTCTATGACGCCCAGTGGGACGTGCTGTGGAAGGCGGCGGAGGAGACGGGTGTCGCGCTGAGCGTCCACCTGGGCGGTGGGACGCACATGGTGCAGGCGAAGCCCGCCTCGTGGCACATGGCGGCCTTCGCGGCCGTCTCGCCCATGCAGATGGACGAGGTGCTGGCGGCGCTGATTTTCTCCGGGGCGCTGGAGCGGCACCCGAAGATGAAGCTGGTGCTGGGCGAATCGGGCCTGGGGTGGATCCCCTACGTGAAGGAGCGCCTGGACCACGAGTTCCACAACCACGGGCCGAACACCAGGGACTACCGCATCAAGGAGCTGCCGAGCGTGACCTTCGCACGGCAGGTCTACGCCACCTTCGAGGAGGACAAGCTGGGAATGAAGCTGCTGGACTACATCGGCGTGGACAACGTCATGTGGGCGAGCGACTACCCGCACCCGGACAGCACCTTCCCGCATTCGCGGAAGAAGATCGGGGAGCTGTTCACGGGGATCAGCCCTGAGGTGACGCGGAAGATCGTTTCGGAGACGGCGCGGAGGCTGTATAAGGTAGGACAAAAAGCGTAGAACGCTTCACGCAAAGGACATATGCCCCAACCTCCCCTCGCCAAATCCCTCACCGTCAACGGCCTCAAGCTCCACTACCTCGATTGGGGAGGCGGCGGCAAGCAGACGATCCTGCTCGTCCACGGCTTCGGCGGGAACTCCCAGAACTGGGCGCCCTTCGCCGAGCGGATGCGCGGCGATCACCGCGTCGTCGCCCTGGACCAGCGGGGCCACGGCGATAGCGACCACGCCCGGGAGGGCTACCCGGTGACGGCCTTCGCCGCCGACCTCCACGGCTTCGTCGCGGGCCTGGGCGTCGCGCCCGTCATCTGCATCGGCAACTCCCTGGGGGCGCGGAACAGCATCGCCTTCGCGGGGCAGTATCCGGGCGATGTGGCGAAGCTCATCCTGCTGGACGGCGGGCCGGAGATCCCGGAGAAGGTGACGAGCGCCTTCATCGCGCGGCTGCCCCAGCGGCCCAAGAGCTTCCCCGGCGAGCAGGCGGCGATCGACTACCTGAAGAAGGGGAACCCGGGGCACGGCGACGATTTCTACCGGCAGGTGGCGGCGAACATCCTCCGCAAAAACTGGGTGGGCCAGTATATCTGGAAGAACGACCCGGAGACCTCCTGGATCTACGAATCGTCGGTGCGCCAGGAGGCGCCCTACGTGTGGGAGCAGTTCGCGCGCATCGCCTGCCCGACGCTGGTGGTGCAGTGCGAGCACGGCCCGGACCTGCCCATCGGGACGGCGCAGAAGATGGCGGCGATGAACCCGAAGGCGCGACTGGTGCAGGTGAAGGGCGCGAGCCACGGCCTGCACCAGAACAAGCCGGAGGAGTTCGAGCGCATCGTGCGGGAGTTTTTGGGGAAGTGAAGAGGTTTCATCCACAGATAACACAGATGAAGAAGATTAGTAGAGGGGCAGCGGGCAGAGCGTATCCACTGAGAACACTGAGAGCACTGAACGGATCGGCGCCTGGTAAGATGAAGGGTGACCAGCATAGAGAGGCGGTCTCTCTCAGCAGCTGAAATGGGCCGTGCGCTGCGTGCGGATGAAGGGTAGCTAGGGATGTGCTATTCGGCGACGGCGAGCTTCGCGGCGGGCGGCTCCCTTGTGGTGGTTGGGGCGCTGACGCTGAGCAAGGCCAAGGGGAAGGCGGAGCTTCCCCTTGCCAGCACGCCGCTGCTCCTAAGCGTTCAGCAGATCCTCGAAGGTGCGGTCTGGAGCTCCTTTGACTCCCCCTCGTTGAACAGGGCAGCCACCCATGCCTTTCTCTCCTTCGCCCTCGTCCTTTGGCCGGTCTTCGTCCCCCTGGCTGTCGCGCTGATCGAAAGGAACCCCCTTCGCAGGCAGGCCCTTGGCGGCTTTGTGCTGATGGGCGTTGCCGTCGGCGCCTACCTCCTCTTCTACCTCGCGCGGGGGCCTGTCGCATCGCGCATCGAAAACCACAGCATCGCCTATGACGTGCCGTATCCCAACCCCTCGCTTGTGCTCGCCTTCTACCTGGTGGCAACCTGCGTGAGCTGTCTCTTCTCCAGCTACCGGATGGTGAACGTCCTTGGCGGCGCGCTCCTCTTTTCCGCCTTCATCGCCAATTGGGTGCGGGGCTATGCCTTCATCTCCGTCTGGTGCTTCTTCGCGGCGCTCGTTAGCGGCATCGTCCTTCTCCACGTGGTCTACGAAGGACGGAGAATCGCCGGGCTCCAGGGGCTTGCGGGCAGGCGGCTGTAACGCGGGCATGGGCCGTGGGTGCAGGCTCTGTGCCGCCGCTAGCCCGCCCACTCGGCCCAGGTCTTTTCCAGCAGCTCCTGGGTAGCCGTATGCTCCGCGCCCAGGCGGGCGATGGCGGCGAGGTCGCGCCGTTCCGTCGCGCTGTCCAGCTGAGCGTCAAGCTCTTTCAGCTTGCGCTCCAGCTCTGCGATGACCTCTTCAGTCTCCGGCGGTTTTGGCCCCTTGGCCTTCTTTCTCGCCACGGGCGGCTTCGGCGCCTCTTTCGCCTTCGGCTTTGGCGGAGAAGCTTGTGCGGCCTTCTCCTGCTCTTCCAACCACTCGTCAAAAGTCCCTTGGTAGAGGCGCATGGAGCCTTTTTCCACGAGCCAGAGCTGTTGGGCCAGAAGCGAGATGAACCGGCGGTCGTGGGAGACAAGGAGGAGCGTGCCGTCATAGTCTGTCAGCACGTCCTCGAGCGCGTCACGGCTGGGGATGTCCAGGTGGTTCGTCGGCTCATCAAGGACAAGCACATTGGGCTTGGTGATGAGGAGCCGCGCCAGGGCGAGGCGGCTTCGCTGGCCGCCGCTGAGGTCGCCCACGCGCTTTTCCGTCTCATCGCGCTGGAAGAGGAAGCGTCCAAGGTAGCGCCGCGCCTCTTCATGCTGCATCTGTTTGGCCTCCAAGAAGGCGTCCAGCACCGAGAGGCTTTCGGGCAGGTCTTCCAGCTTTTGGCGGAAATAACCCGGCTTGACGTTGACGCCCAGGGTCACGTCGCCGGCCAGGGGCGGCTGCTCGCCGAAGAGCGTTTTGATAAGCGTGGTCTTGCCGGCGCCGTTTCCGCCCAGGATGGCGATGCGCGCGCCGCGTTCCACGATGAGGTCGGGCACGGCGAAGAGCGTCACCGGCTCGCCATCGGCGGCAAAGCCCACCTTGAGGTTTTTGGCGCGCACCACGGCCTGCCCGGTGCGCGATGCGGAGGCGGAGGGGAGTGCGACGCGGCGCTCCGCCGCCGCGCCCTTCAGGCGCTCGAGGCGGTTGAGGCGCGTGAGCCTGCCCATCGCCTGGGCGGCCTTCTGCCCCGCGCGGTAGCGGCGGATGAACTCTTCCTCCTTCGCGATGAACTCCTGCTGCTGCTCGTACTGCTTCTGCTGGAAGGCCTCCGCCTCTTCCCTCAGGATGCGGTACTTGGTGTAGTTGCCCGGATATGACCTCAGCCTGCCGTGGCTTAGGTCCCATATCTCGGTGACGACTTTGTCCAGGAAGTACCGATCGTGGGAGACGACGATGAAGGCGTGGCTGAACTTGCCGAGGAAGCGCTCCAGCCAGGCGAGGCCTGCCAGGTCCAGGTGGTTGGTGGGCTCATCCAAGACCAGAAGATCAGGGTCGGCAAGGAGCGCCTTGGCCATGGCGGCGCGGGTCCGCTCGCCGCCGCTAGCCAGGGCGGCCGGGGTGTTGAGGGCATCGCGGGTCAGCCCCAGGCCCGCGGCGGTGCGCTCCACGGCGCTGTGGTAGTCATAGCCGCCGCGACTTTCGAAGGCGTGGAGCAGGTCGGCGTGGCGGCGTCCCGCCTCGGCGGAGCCGTTCGCCATTTCGGCGGCGGCCTCTTCGATCTGCTGCTCAAGGGCTTGAAGGCCGGCAAACGCGGAGAGGATCTCTTCGTAGAGGGTGCCGGTGGTGGTAAGGGGCGGCGCTTGGGGCACATAGCCGATGCGCAGTCCCTTGCTGTGGTGGATGGCGCCGCCATCCGGCTCCTGAGCGCCCGCGATGAGCCGCAGGAGCGAGGTCTTGCCGCTCCCGTTGGGGCCGACGATGCCGATGCGCGCCCCTTCGGCAATCTCACAATCGAGGCCGGAGAAGATCTCGCGATGGCCGTAGGCGACGGCTAGGTTTTCGCCGGAGAGGATTGCCATGGGAGCGCCCTAAAAGGCGGCGGGGACGCGCTCTTTCTCCCGGTGTTTGGTGCTGAGCTGGCCGCAGGCGGCGCGTATCTCGACGCCCTTCTCCACGCGGACGGTGGTGGCGATGCCGTAGCCCTCCACGATGCGCTGGAAGGCGATGACGGCATCGCGCTTGGGGCGGGAGAATGAGGCGTCGGTGGAGTTCACCGGGATCAGGTTCACGTGGCAGAGCATGCCGCGTAGCAGCTCGCCGAGCTCCCGGGCCAGCTCGGGCGAATCGTTGACGTTGTTGTTGAGGACGTACTCGAAGGTGATGCGGCGCTTGGTGGCTTCGATATAGGCGCGGCAGGCCGTCATCAGGTCGGCGATGGGGTACTTTTTGTTGATGGGGACCATGACGTCGCGGAGTTTGTCGTTGGGGGCGTGAAGGCTGACGGCCAGGTTCACCTGGAGCTTTTCCTTGGCGAGGGCGAGGATGCCCGGCACGATGCCGGAGGTAGAGATGGTCATGCGGCGCGCGCCGAGTGCGATGCCCTGCGGGTCGTGGAGGCGCTCGATGGCCTGCCACAGGTTGGCGTAGTTCAAGAGCGGCTCGCCCATGCCCATGAAGACGATGTTGGTGACAGGGAGGGCCTGTTCACCCTCTCTTTTATTCTCTCCCATCGAGGGAGAGAGGCTTTTGGAGTTGGTTATGGGGAGCGTGCTTTCGCCCTCTTTCGTCTTTTCTCCCGCCAAGGGGGAAGATGTGCTTTTCGGCTGTTGGTCGGCCAAGAGCTGGCGGGCGAAGTAGAGGACTTGGGCGACGATCTCCCCCGAGGTGAGGTTGCGCACGAAGCCCATCTGCCCGGTGGCGCAGAAGGGACAGCCGACGGCGCAGCCCGCCTGGGTGGAGACGCAGACGGTGCGGCGCTCGCGGCTCTCCGCCGTGAGGTCGTAGAGCATCAGCACCGATTCGATGACATTGCCGTCGTCCAGCTTCAGCAGGACTTTTCGCGTCAGGCCGTCGTCCGATTTCACCTCGCGGACGGCGGCGGGCAGTCGTATCTCCGCTCGCTCCGCCAGGCGCGCGCGAAGGTGCGCGGGGAGGTCGGTCATCGCCTCGATGGTTGCGGCGTTGCGTTTGTAGAGCCACGACCAGACCTGGCGCGCGCGGTAGGGCGGTTCGCCAAGCTCCGCCAGGAAGGCCGTGAGCTGGGGAAGCGAAAGCTCCAGGAGGTTGGCGCGGCTCATGGGCGTCGCAGCTCCAGGAGCGATGCGGGCTGGCGGGCGACGTAATCGGCGCGCAGGTGCGCGATGGCGGCGCCGGGCTCGTGGCCCCAGGTGGCGAGGCAGCTCCAGCAGTTCGCCGCCCGCGCCGATTCGATATCCGCGAAGCTATCGCCGACGACGAGGGTTTCGCGGGGGTCCGCGCCGAGCTGCCGCAGGGCCAGCAGCACCGGCTCCGGATGCGGCTTGTGGTTCGCCACGTCCTCATAGCCGAC
Proteins encoded in this region:
- a CDS encoding alpha/beta hydrolase, yielding MPQPPLAKSLTVNGLKLHYLDWGGGGKQTILLVHGFGGNSQNWAPFAERMRGDHRVVALDQRGHGDSDHAREGYPVTAFAADLHGFVAGLGVAPVICIGNSLGARNSIAFAGQYPGDVAKLILLDGGPEIPEKVTSAFIARLPQRPKSFPGEQAAIDYLKKGNPGHGDDFYRQVAANILRKNWVGQYIWKNDPETSWIYESSVRQEAPYVWEQFARIACPTLVVQCEHGPDLPIGTAQKMAAMNPKARLVQVKGASHGLHQNKPEEFERIVREFLGK
- a CDS encoding electron transfer flavoprotein subunit alpha/FixB family protein → MSNQGVLVIAETKDGKLAGVTKEALAIGAKLAHGGVGGKVSALAIGTGTDAIAKELIAHGASDVYTFENADLAKYQPDAYVQVAEKAIATVHPKVVLMGQTDSGRDLLPKLGLKHHGSVTPDCVELGFADGKLTSAKPVYGGNARSIFASGAAMHFAAIRAKAFEAAPRNDGHQGAVHKLDVHLDQAKVKVKVTEVKKQESTGIRLEDAAVVVSGGRGLGGPEPFKKLEELAKILGGAVGASRAVCDAGWLPATFQVGLTGKTVTPDLYIAVAISGASQHMAGCSGAKTIIAINKDKDSNIFKESRYGVVGDWNEVLPSFIEMCRELRGS
- a CDS encoding ATP-binding cassette domain-containing protein, whose translation is MAILSGENLAVAYGHREIFSGLDCEIAEGARIGIVGPNGSGKTSLLRLIAGAQEPDGGAIHHSKGLRIGYVPQAPPLTTTGTLYEEILSAFAGLQALEQQIEEAAAEMANGSAEAGRRHADLLHAFESRGGYDYHSAVERTAAGLGLTRDALNTPAALASGGERTRAAMAKALLADPDLLVLDEPTNHLDLAGLAWLERFLGKFSHAFIVVSHDRYFLDKVVTEIWDLSHGRLRSYPGNYTKYRILREEAEAFQQKQYEQQQEFIAKEEEFIRRYRAGQKAAQAMGRLTRLNRLERLKGAAAERRVALPSASASRTGQAVVRAKNLKVGFAADGEPVTLFAVPDLIVERGARIAILGGNGAGKTTLIKTLFGEQPPLAGDVTLGVNVKPGYFRQKLEDLPESLSVLDAFLEAKQMQHEEARRYLGRFLFQRDETEKRVGDLSGGQRSRLALARLLITKPNVLVLDEPTNHLDIPSRDALEDVLTDYDGTLLLVSHDRRFISLLAQQLWLVEKGSMRLYQGTFDEWLEEQEKAAQASPPKPKAKEAPKPPVARKKAKGPKPPETEEVIAELERKLKELDAQLDSATERRDLAAIARLGAEHTATQELLEKTWAEWAG
- a CDS encoding amidohydrolase; its protein translation is MAVSGFTVIDADGHVFETNRLYDLFTERYMAPQYAAAFKALLAKARAAWRRGGEVPTVNIWAVEGRERVLGWSRPMGPGTATAIDFRGGGLKPGTEAAKAPLDPIGRLRDMDREGIDISVIYPSSLASFCALGDTGLEASIYEAYNRWLADYCNADSRRLKYVAVVSLRDIGKAVAEIERTAKDNVVVGVYCQTHMGERQLDQPHFYPIWEAALKHNLPIAVHHASAGLPPFGVGVFEMNENWFLQHASSNPFEQMRAICTMIGGGIFEKFPKLQVAYLEAGCGWLPYWLDRLDEHFALMPNSVPLLKHKPGVVFTKGGCYISFEPGERMLPYTIKHVGDDRIVFASDYPHFDGKFPDSVRAVTERKDIPESSKRKLLGENARRLYPRLG
- a CDS encoding amidohydrolase; this translates as MGRFGFDVIDADGHIFESREFFERLRDDYLESRYKNDFAEMMRLSIDPATGKMVTSRLWTHRSKEKALDRVQALGGGPAGPERPERGEGRKPGTRAVFDTLDAKGRMLDMDDEGIDASVTFPSSMIGFCALDSTELESALYRAYNRLMGDYCGANPKRLKYVAMFSQRDVEDGVAEIKRVTGDRTAVGLYTQTHMEGKQLDTPAWYPYWQAAQEAGLAVTVHHGSAGLPPWGLGVHEMGGNWFQQHASVFLYEQMRAAATVIGGGIADMYPRLPFVFLESGCGWLPFWLERLDEHFEEMPHFVPMLKRRPSEVFTTGKCFISFEPDEAMLTDVVEVMGDRHLVYASDYPHFDCRFPNSVKEVVENKGMKKEAKARILAANAKDLYPRLG
- a CDS encoding 23S rRNA (adenine(2503)-C(2))-methyltransferase RlmN — protein: MSRANLLELSLPQLTAFLAELGEPPYRARQVWSWLYKRNAATIEAMTDLPAHLRARLAERAEIRLPAAVREVKSDDGLTRKVLLKLDDGNVIESVLMLYDLTAESRERRTVCVSTQAGCAVGCPFCATGQMGFVRNLTSGEIVAQVLYFARQLLADQQPKSTSSPLAGEKTKEGESTLPITNSKSLSPSMGENKREGEQALPVTNIVFMGMGEPLLNYANLWQAIERLHDPQGIALGARRMTISTSGIVPGILALAKEKLQVNLAVSLHAPNDKLRDVMVPINKKYPIADLMTACRAYIEATKRRITFEYVLNNNVNDSPELARELGELLRGMLCHVNLIPVNSTDASFSRPKRDAVIAFQRIVEGYGIATTVRVEKGVEIRAACGQLSTKHREKERVPAAF
- a CDS encoding amidohydrolase; this translates as MLDYKIISADDHMDMIALPPMLWSERLPAHLREKGPKVVAQANGNFWMYEGEVIGSSGFPKDRSYPSAIVRAGIPDDGFRPSNAKLRLQDMDRDGVYAHVIYGPPTGLKIKNAEMKAACLEVYNTWAAEFNGIEPDRLCLLAYLPMHSPTASAAELRRVAKLGHRGAISSFFETVDPLYDAQWDVLWKAAEETGVALSVHLGGGTHMVQAKPASWHMAAFAAVSPMQMDEVLAALIFSGALERHPKMKLVLGESGLGWIPYVKERLDHEFHNHGPNTRDYRIKELPSVTFARQVYATFEEDKLGMKLLDYIGVDNVMWASDYPHPDSTFPHSRKKIGELFTGISPEVTRKIVSETARRLYKVGQKA
- a CDS encoding electron transfer flavoprotein subunit beta/FixA family protein, translated to MKIIVFAKQVMDPETPRANFKIDPATNKPVPVPNVAPVVNGFDENAVEAALRLKERHGGTVTVISLGKNLVLDVIKKPLSMGADELILLQDDAFEEGDAYSIAHALSQAVKKVGEFDLIICGRQASDTDRGLVGPAVAEMLGLPCVTLGKSVDVAEKKVIVERVRTDGSEVVETTTPALITVSNELGEPRYPTLRGIMQAGRKQPKVWTAADIGADAAKLGAKGRVTDTAKTFIPVTEKVCEFIEGENAADAGKKLALKLREAKLI